Proteins from a single region of Candidatus Thermoplasmatota archaeon:
- a CDS encoding fibronectin type III domain-containing protein: protein MSLQQLFPQQHSEITSKLAEKFPTSTYSVGVLMDEAFVLKLAQPDEILNKHTSFIVLKGFEGASDEVHFLTVKGTNYDLVKFLGIAASSAPSINLLVADTFTTAEAESVPLNTIASSPQSVLGDAYARHLSTQGFASGTTMKTVVKAVGAATSGGSSELATKVANLPFDVGVYDLGTHTYSESRVDTYNLALVRFMPDPTSRDLLTLAQYPYTTTGHEVKVRGFLVNTAKLGAPATDAALDLKSLADQWTGKTGVLQLLSRTPSSPLANIGESNFLSGMGELQASRTQANAIFVVTGLEWVPPGSSHMAKELPGLTFPQNSLVRHIEVKGWILPPEQTAWTASAGLLPGVMFDFAAEGIEPRIYATFTAMAPSPAPVPVPVKIDGILVSDRAMRAALETGLSDARGKDPWSEAIIAAASNASYNRFFTATGGYLWPLKVEPWNPLDGQPTPMILYQAEGRLKWTPTIGEGFTRYEVRNSNSPMTSPGAGTVVATITDKAARTYTLPDDAKGYYTVWAFNSKGSAASNSLYVEGAPVVVLSSVVFCASNQKTCLKVGWSQYSGSGFQKYEIYRRTGGGSWALVQTITSVGTTTHDDSGLTCGTTYDYRVSLYVNGKRGDSNSLSGNPNNGFGGCTASAVAVTSVVLCDTSPKTCLRVGWSQYTGGGFEKYEVYRRASGGDWSLAQTITAAGTTSHSDSSLTCGTTYEYKVRLYSAGESADSNTMSGIPNNGYGSCAAPSTTLNSVVYCQTNQKTCLSLGWSKYSGQGFEKYEVYRRTSGGAWGLVQTITDQNTTSHDDNGLTCGTTYEYKVRLVVAGEGADSNTMYGNPNNGMGGCW, encoded by the coding sequence GTGTCGCTCCAACAACTCTTCCCGCAACAGCACAGCGAAATCACGTCCAAGCTGGCCGAGAAGTTTCCCACGTCCACCTACTCGGTCGGCGTGCTCATGGATGAAGCGTTCGTCCTGAAACTGGCCCAGCCCGACGAGATTCTCAACAAACACACGTCTTTCATCGTTCTGAAGGGCTTCGAGGGCGCGAGCGATGAAGTCCACTTCCTCACAGTCAAGGGAACCAACTACGACCTCGTGAAGTTTCTCGGGATCGCCGCGTCGAGTGCACCCTCGATCAATCTCCTCGTGGCTGATACCTTCACGACGGCTGAGGCGGAGAGCGTTCCTCTGAACACGATAGCCTCCAGCCCGCAAAGCGTGCTCGGCGATGCCTATGCTCGCCACCTTTCCACTCAAGGATTCGCCTCCGGTACCACCATGAAGACCGTGGTCAAGGCAGTCGGCGCGGCTACGAGCGGTGGCAGTTCGGAACTCGCGACGAAGGTTGCCAACCTCCCGTTCGATGTCGGCGTGTACGATCTGGGGACACACACCTACAGCGAGAGCCGCGTGGACACGTACAATCTCGCGCTCGTCCGCTTCATGCCAGACCCGACCAGCCGCGATCTCCTCACGCTCGCGCAGTACCCGTACACGACCACCGGCCATGAGGTCAAGGTCCGGGGCTTCCTCGTGAACACAGCCAAATTGGGGGCGCCCGCCACAGATGCGGCACTCGATCTGAAATCGCTCGCTGACCAGTGGACCGGCAAGACCGGGGTCCTTCAACTCTTGAGCCGGACCCCGAGCAGCCCCTTGGCGAACATCGGGGAGAGCAACTTCCTCAGCGGGATGGGAGAACTCCAGGCATCCCGGACCCAGGCCAATGCTATCTTCGTTGTGACTGGATTGGAGTGGGTTCCACCCGGCAGCAGCCACATGGCAAAGGAGCTACCGGGTCTGACCTTCCCACAGAATAGCCTCGTGCGCCACATCGAAGTGAAGGGCTGGATACTACCACCCGAACAGACCGCGTGGACCGCTTCGGCAGGCCTTCTTCCCGGAGTTATGTTCGACTTCGCCGCGGAGGGAATTGAACCGCGCATCTACGCGACGTTCACCGCCATGGCCCCTAGCCCTGCCCCGGTGCCCGTGCCCGTCAAAATCGACGGCATCCTCGTCTCCGACCGGGCGATGAGGGCGGCTCTCGAAACGGGCCTTTCTGACGCTCGCGGAAAAGACCCTTGGTCGGAGGCCATCATCGCCGCCGCCAGTAATGCTTCCTACAACCGGTTCTTCACTGCCACCGGCGGCTACCTCTGGCCCCTGAAGGTGGAGCCATGGAACCCGCTCGATGGGCAGCCCACGCCAATGATTCTCTACCAGGCCGAGGGGCGACTCAAGTGGACACCAACCATCGGTGAGGGTTTCACGCGATACGAGGTACGAAACTCGAACAGCCCCATGACGAGCCCTGGTGCTGGAACCGTCGTGGCAACCATCACTGACAAGGCGGCGCGCACGTACACCCTCCCAGACGACGCCAAGGGGTACTACACCGTTTGGGCCTTCAACAGCAAGGGTAGCGCGGCCTCCAACAGCCTCTACGTCGAAGGCGCTCCGGTTGTAGTGCTGTCGTCCGTCGTTTTCTGTGCGTCGAACCAGAAGACCTGCCTGAAAGTCGGGTGGTCGCAATACTCTGGGTCGGGTTTCCAGAAGTATGAGATTTACCGGCGGACCGGGGGTGGGTCGTGGGCCCTGGTCCAGACCATCACGAGCGTAGGAACTACGACCCACGACGACAGCGGCCTCACCTGTGGCACGACCTACGACTATCGCGTTTCGCTCTACGTCAACGGGAAGCGCGGTGACAGCAACAGCCTGAGCGGCAATCCGAACAACGGATTTGGCGGATGCACCGCGTCCGCGGTCGCGGTCACGAGCGTTGTCCTCTGCGATACCTCTCCCAAGACGTGCCTCCGCGTCGGGTGGTCACAATACACTGGCGGCGGCTTCGAGAAGTACGAGGTTTACCGGCGTGCCTCCGGCGGAGACTGGAGCCTCGCGCAAACGATCACGGCGGCAGGGACAACCTCTCACAGCGACAGCAGCCTCACGTGTGGCACGACCTACGAGTATAAGGTGCGCCTCTACAGCGCGGGCGAGTCCGCCGACTCGAACACCATGAGCGGCATCCCGAACAACGGCTACGGCTCGTGCGCCGCACCGTCCACGACGCTCAACTCTGTCGTGTACTGCCAGACGAACCAGAAGACATGCCTCAGCCTCGGATGGTCGAAGTATAGTGGCCAGGGGTTCGAGAAGTACGAGGTTTACCGCCGCACAAGTGGCGGGGCATGGGGGTTAGTTCAGACGATTACGGACCAGAACACGACTAGTCACGACGACAATGGCCTGACTTGCGGAACCACCTACGAGTACAAGGTCCGGCTCGTCGTCGCTGGCGAAGGCGCGGACTCGAACACAATGTACGGGAATCCCAACAACGGCATGGGAGGCTGCTGGTAG
- a CDS encoding DUF87 domain-containing protein has translation MAANPKGARRAKPRRRKPAKKKVFEDQDQPAHRVTLRLGDDIQLPADVAVRKLAWIGKSGSGKSYGVGLLLEQMRRNGIRFIVIDPVGTHTGVAQLEGVVFHEVQRGMHVGRFVRHILENDLNIVVNLRALSFDEQRLFIALFLENLYRWNKDFGPRHVVVEEVQQFAPQGGKAESKEMLEVISTMGRMEGIGFSVVTQRPAIVSKTVIANTDAFFFFQLMLPQDLGAVEEVLTARTSLPPEEEKKIQEIIGSMPSLGKGEVILYSPEWLQTAERKRVNGRRVTPHTGGTPDNYVRPMGDEPGLGDNPAFQDGAPGSATPATPAAGGEAGAADPATFRGAHPPSVSAPPGAGSSPLPRAEVPSSLPPLPPPVRRVSAYKVAALLGVGALAFPVVLLPLQRLLQRDAVAPE, from the coding sequence ATGGCGGCGAACCCGAAGGGTGCTCGCCGGGCGAAGCCCCGGCGCCGCAAGCCGGCGAAGAAGAAGGTGTTCGAGGATCAGGACCAGCCTGCGCACCGCGTGACGCTCCGCCTCGGGGACGACATCCAGCTTCCCGCGGACGTCGCGGTTCGCAAGCTCGCGTGGATCGGGAAGTCCGGCTCGGGGAAGTCGTACGGCGTGGGCCTCCTCCTGGAGCAGATGCGTCGCAACGGCATCCGCTTCATCGTCATCGACCCCGTCGGCACGCACACGGGCGTCGCGCAGCTCGAAGGCGTCGTCTTCCACGAGGTGCAGCGGGGCATGCACGTGGGACGCTTCGTGCGCCACATCCTGGAGAACGACCTCAACATCGTCGTGAACCTCCGCGCGCTCTCCTTCGACGAGCAGCGCCTCTTCATCGCCCTCTTCCTGGAGAACCTGTACCGATGGAACAAGGACTTCGGGCCCCGTCACGTGGTCGTGGAGGAGGTGCAGCAGTTCGCGCCCCAGGGCGGGAAGGCCGAGAGCAAGGAAATGCTGGAAGTCATCAGCACCATGGGCCGCATGGAGGGCATCGGCTTCTCCGTCGTCACGCAGCGTCCCGCCATCGTCTCCAAGACCGTGATCGCGAACACGGACGCGTTCTTCTTCTTCCAGCTCATGCTCCCCCAAGACCTGGGCGCCGTCGAGGAAGTGCTCACCGCGCGCACGTCCCTCCCGCCCGAGGAGGAGAAGAAGATCCAGGAGATCATCGGCTCCATGCCAAGCCTCGGCAAGGGCGAGGTCATCCTCTACTCGCCCGAGTGGTTGCAGACCGCGGAGCGCAAGCGCGTGAACGGGCGCCGCGTCACCCCGCACACGGGCGGCACGCCCGACAATTACGTGCGACCCATGGGCGACGAGCCCGGCCTCGGGGACAACCCCGCATTCCAAGACGGCGCGCCTGGCTCCGCCACGCCAGCGACCCCGGCAGCGGGGGGCGAGGCCGGCGCCGCGGACCCGGCGACGTTCCGTGGCGCGCATCCCCCCAGCGTGAGTGCGCCACCAGGCGCAGGGTCATCACCATTGCCCCGGGCGGAGGTTCCGTCGTCGCTTCCGCCGCTGCCGCCGCCCGTGCGGCGCGTGAGCGCGTACAAGGTGGCCGCGCTCCTCGGCGTGGGCGCGCTCGCGTTTCCCGTCGTCCTCCTTCCGCTCCAGCGCTTGCTTCAGCGCGACGCTGTTGCTCCCGAGTGA
- a CDS encoding VOC family protein, whose protein sequence is MSTPRPASDARLTLAFRNVARYVRDPAANLPLYEALGFGLVRDAGDMLVLRHHDGVGLVLHRWDERPTTLLDTALGFTIAGDEDRLRAHLEAAGWRLLRAPQHGDVGYFLIYGDLDGNPVNLVGKPLRAAPAPGTVRLVLRDGRAVAEPMEP, encoded by the coding sequence ATGTCAACGCCGCGTCCGGCTTCCGATGCCCGCCTCACGCTCGCCTTCCGCAACGTCGCGCGCTATGTGCGCGATCCGGCCGCGAACCTGCCGCTCTACGAGGCGCTCGGGTTCGGGCTGGTGCGCGACGCGGGCGACATGCTCGTGCTTCGCCATCACGACGGCGTCGGCCTCGTCCTCCACCGCTGGGACGAGCGCCCGACGACCCTTCTCGACACCGCGCTCGGATTTACGATCGCGGGCGACGAAGACCGGCTGCGCGCGCACCTCGAAGCCGCGGGGTGGCGGCTTCTGCGCGCCCCCCAGCACGGCGACGTGGGCTATTTCCTCATCTACGGCGACCTCGACGGCAATCCCGTGAACCTCGTCGGGAAGCCGCTGCGCGCCGCGCCCGCGCCCGGGACCGTGCGCCTCGTGCTTCGGGACGGCCGGGCCGTTGCCGAGCCGATGGAGCCGTGA
- a CDS encoding NAD(P)-dependent alcohol dehydrogenase, with protein sequence MQAYLCRRYGGVDAIDLAEVPDPVPAEHEVLVRIHATTVTAGDWRVRTLEVPQGLGLVARLAIGFSRPRQPILGTELAGIVEAVGAHVTRFRPGDAVFAFPGEAMGAHAELRAIAEDGPIAPKPANLSMEDAAALPFGGATALDFLRKVELRPRERILVVGASGNVGTALVQLAKRAGAHITAVASGANEDLVRSLGADRFVDYTREPYLDGRETYDVIADTAGVDHGGGGMGGALLLVGAVALGGYALWNALRNRKDSELEPL encoded by the coding sequence ATGCAAGCCTACCTCTGCCGCCGCTACGGCGGCGTCGACGCGATCGACCTCGCCGAGGTCCCCGACCCCGTCCCGGCGGAACACGAGGTGCTCGTGCGGATCCACGCCACCACCGTGACGGCGGGCGACTGGCGCGTGCGCACGCTCGAGGTTCCGCAGGGCCTCGGCCTCGTCGCGCGCCTCGCGATCGGATTCAGCAGGCCCAGGCAGCCGATCCTCGGCACCGAGCTTGCGGGGATCGTCGAAGCGGTGGGCGCCCACGTGACCCGCTTCCGACCCGGCGACGCCGTCTTCGCCTTCCCGGGCGAGGCGATGGGCGCGCACGCGGAGCTTCGCGCGATCGCGGAGGACGGCCCCATCGCGCCGAAGCCCGCGAACCTCTCGATGGAGGACGCCGCGGCCCTCCCCTTCGGCGGGGCGACGGCCCTGGACTTCCTGCGCAAGGTCGAGCTCCGGCCGCGCGAGCGCATCCTCGTCGTCGGCGCCTCGGGCAACGTCGGCACCGCGCTCGTGCAGCTCGCGAAGCGCGCGGGCGCCCACATCACGGCCGTCGCGAGCGGCGCGAACGAGGACCTCGTGCGCTCGCTCGGGGCGGACCGATTCGTCGACTACACGAGGGAACCCTACCTCGACGGGCGCGAGACCTACGACGTGATCGCGGACACGGCCGGGGTCGACCATGGCGGCGGCGGGATGGGCGGTGCCCTCCTCCTCGTCGGCGCGGTCGCGCTCGGCGGCTACGCCCTCTGGAACGCCCTCCGGAACCGGAAGGACAGCGAACTGGAACCCCTCTGA